The following proteins are encoded in a genomic region of Dokdonia donghaensis DSW-1:
- a CDS encoding phage holin family protein, translating into MNTIIKILLTAVAVVVLSKFLPGVAVDGFVTAIIVAVVLALLKFIVRPILVILTLPVTIVTFGLFLFIINAIIILIADYFVGGFSVSGVWIALLFSILLSIFQSILFSLLKDDK; encoded by the coding sequence ATGAATACAATTATTAAAATATTGCTTACAGCGGTTGCTGTAGTGGTGCTCTCAAAGTTTTTGCCAGGAGTAGCCGTAGATGGTTTTGTAACGGCTATCATTGTTGCTGTAGTACTTGCGTTACTTAAATTTATAGTGAGGCCTATACTTGTGATACTTACCTTGCCAGTTACTATTGTGACATTTGGACTGTTTTTATTTATCATAAATGCCATTATCATATTAATAGCAGATTATTTTGTGGGAGGTTTTTCTGTAAGTGGCGTTTGGATAGCACTCCTCTTTAGTATTTTGCTCAGTATTTTTCAGAGTATATTATTCTCGCTACTTAAAGATGATAAGTAA
- a CDS encoding lipase, producing the protein MKKYFNYIALPALALGLVACEPEFENEIEDGTVYTNGEANFSSYVAVGNSLTAGFADGALYITGQENSYPNIMAQQFALAGGGEFTQPLVSDNLGGLTLGGTQIANNRFVLATDANGNPGPAVLSGTPTTEITNVVTGPFNNVGVPGAKSFHLVAPGYGNVAGVPTGQANPYFARFASEANATVMGDALAANPSFFSLWIGNNDILGFATSGGAGVDQTGNFDPTTYGPNDITDPNVFASVYSQEVGLLIGSGAQGALVNIPDVTSIPFFTTVPSQAIPLDAGTAATLNAAFAAYNTQVLPGLASFGIITAEEAAARQITFAEGANFITIQDEDLTDISAIVQGPPFNLDPITAGLLSQLRQTTNDDLVPLTTAGVLGTTDQDFLNLLVSLGIPAEQAALQAINGVSRPLQDQFILTSQEQELITAAQTQYNATIQALAQANDLAFVDARSALQVVANGGVSFNGGVLTSDFVTGGAFSLDGVHPTPRGYAFTANAIIDAINDQYGSTIPGVDIGSYATVAISNDVN; encoded by the coding sequence ATGAAAAAATATTTTAATTATATCGCACTTCCTGCGCTTGCACTTGGCCTTGTTGCTTGTGAGCCAGAATTTGAAAATGAAATTGAGGATGGAACAGTATACACAAATGGAGAAGCAAACTTTTCTTCATATGTTGCTGTAGGTAACTCGCTTACTGCAGGTTTTGCAGATGGAGCGCTTTATATAACTGGTCAAGAAAACTCATACCCTAACATTATGGCGCAGCAGTTTGCGCTTGCAGGTGGAGGTGAGTTTACACAGCCTTTAGTAAGTGATAACCTAGGAGGGTTAACACTAGGAGGTACTCAAATTGCAAATAATCGCTTTGTACTTGCGACAGATGCAAATGGTAATCCAGGACCAGCAGTATTATCTGGAACTCCTACTACAGAAATTACAAATGTTGTAACGGGACCTTTTAACAATGTGGGTGTACCAGGTGCAAAGAGTTTTCACCTTGTGGCGCCAGGTTATGGTAATGTAGCTGGAGTACCTACAGGACAGGCAAATCCATATTTTGCAAGATTTGCATCAGAGGCTAATGCTACAGTTATGGGAGATGCACTTGCGGCAAACCCATCATTTTTCTCTTTATGGATAGGTAACAATGATATTTTAGGTTTTGCAACATCAGGTGGTGCTGGTGTAGATCAGACAGGAAACTTTGATCCTACTACATACGGTCCTAATGACATTACAGACCCTAACGTTTTTGCTAGTGTGTATTCTCAAGAAGTTGGACTTTTAATAGGTTCTGGAGCACAAGGAGCACTTGTAAATATTCCGGATGTAACATCTATTCCTTTCTTTACTACGGTGCCATCTCAGGCTATTCCTTTAGACGCAGGTACTGCGGCTACTCTTAATGCAGCATTTGCAGCATATAACACTCAAGTGTTACCAGGTCTAGCATCTTTTGGAATCATCACTGCAGAAGAGGCTGCTGCTCGTCAAATCACATTTGCCGAAGGAGCAAACTTTATCACGATACAAGATGAAGACCTTACTGATATTTCTGCAATAGTACAAGGACCTCCTTTTAACTTAGACCCTATTACTGCGGGATTATTATCTCAATTACGCCAGACTACAAATGATGATCTAGTGCCACTTACTACAGCGGGAGTGCTTGGAACTACAGATCAAGATTTCTTAAATCTATTAGTTTCTTTAGGAATCCCTGCAGAGCAGGCTGCACTACAGGCTATAAATGGAGTGTCACGTCCTTTACAAGACCAGTTTATACTTACCTCACAAGAGCAAGAGCTTATCACGGCAGCACAAACACAGTACAATGCCACTATACAAGCACTTGCGCAGGCAAATGATCTTGCTTTTGTAGATGCGCGTTCTGCATTACAAGTGGTTGCAAATGGTGGTGTTTCTTTTAACGGTGGAGTGCTTACCTCAGACTTTGTAACTGGAGGAGCTTTCTCTCTAGATGGTGTACACCCTACACCTAGAGGTTATGCATTTACTGCAAACGCTATTATAGATGCAATAAATGATCAGTATGGTTCTACAATACCAGGAGTAGATATCGGTTCTTATGCAACAGTAGCTATAAGCAACGATGTAAACTAA
- a CDS encoding OmpP1/FadL family transporter — protein MKKVLSVIVLLLVCAVTYAGGYRVSLQGQRGLAMGHTGVAYVNSAEIAFFNPGGLVHLESKLSISVGGFGVFSDVKYQNTQFGTSSQTDSPTGTPLYLYAAYKLSEKSSVALAVYTPYGSTVEYPTDWSGSHLVNSIELSAIFIQPIFSTKLTENVSFGGGPILAIGGVNFNRNLSRSLADTDGNRSNVEIDASGVNGYGFSVGAYAQFSDKWSFGVNYRSRIDIEVEPGDGVATFSNVPNSPLAPITNGDFDFTATLPLPAEWTVGVTYKPTDKWVLNADVNYAEWDIYNSLDLNFLNPDGSVALESINPRNYQNAWTLRLGAEYAVSDKFALRGGAYFDESPVQEGFFSPETPRNDSFGFTGGFSYNVTQKLAIDASFLYLAFREVDASYDAYTESGVEAPFAGTYRSSAFAPGLGLSYKL, from the coding sequence ATGAAAAAAGTATTAAGTGTCATTGTTCTGCTACTTGTTTGTGCAGTGACGTACGCCGGAGGTTACCGAGTGAGTCTACAGGGACAACGAGGTTTAGCAATGGGTCACACAGGTGTGGCTTATGTAAACAGTGCTGAGATAGCATTCTTTAACCCAGGAGGCCTTGTGCACCTAGAAAGTAAACTAAGTATATCTGTAGGAGGCTTTGGAGTATTTTCTGATGTAAAGTATCAGAATACACAGTTTGGAACATCTTCACAAACAGATAGCCCTACGGGAACGCCTCTATATTTATATGCAGCTTACAAGCTTAGCGAGAAGTCTTCTGTGGCGCTAGCGGTTTATACTCCGTATGGTAGTACAGTAGAGTATCCAACAGATTGGTCTGGATCGCACTTAGTAAATAGTATAGAACTATCTGCTATTTTTATACAGCCTATATTTTCTACAAAATTAACTGAAAACGTAAGTTTTGGAGGAGGACCGATACTGGCTATAGGAGGTGTAAACTTTAATCGTAATTTATCAAGAAGCTTGGCAGATACAGACGGTAACCGTTCTAATGTAGAGATTGATGCTTCTGGGGTAAACGGATATGGTTTTTCTGTAGGTGCTTATGCCCAGTTTAGCGATAAGTGGTCTTTTGGTGTAAACTACAGGTCTAGAATAGATATTGAGGTTGAGCCAGGTGATGGTGTCGCTACTTTTTCTAATGTGCCTAACTCACCACTTGCACCTATTACAAATGGAGATTTTGATTTTACAGCTACGCTACCATTACCAGCAGAGTGGACAGTAGGTGTAACTTACAAGCCTACAGATAAGTGGGTTCTTAACGCAGATGTAAATTATGCAGAGTGGGATATATACAACTCTCTTGATCTTAATTTTTTAAATCCTGATGGATCTGTAGCACTAGAGTCTATTAACCCAAGAAATTACCAAAACGCTTGGACATTACGCCTAGGAGCAGAGTATGCCGTAAGCGATAAGTTTGCTTTAAGAGGTGGTGCTTATTTTGACGAGTCTCCGGTACAAGAAGGATTCTTCTCTCCAGAAACTCCACGTAATGATTCTTTTGGTTTTACAGGAGGATTCTCTTATAACGTAACACAGAAGCTCGCTATAGATGCTTCTTTCTTATACTTAGCCTTTAGAGAGGTAGATGCTTCTTATGATGCATATACAGAAAGTGGTGTTGAAGCTCCATTTGCGGGAACGTATAGATCAAGTGCATTTGCACCAGGTTTAGGATTAAGCTACAAATTATAA
- a CDS encoding alpha/beta fold hydrolase, protein MIVHSNIIGEGKPLVILHGFLGMGDNWKTLAKQFAIDGYQVHLVDQRNHGRSFHSGTFSYEVLVEDLKLYCEENELDKIHLLGHSMGGKTAMLFAVTYPAMVDKLIIADIGVKEYPQHHQTILEGLTALSNNSEAMSSRSGADEFLANYISDLGTRMFLLKNLYWVEKGVLGLRMNLAALIQNIEEIGKPLPLGATYSDATLFLRGDKSNYILEEDKNGIYNAFAKAQIKTISNAGHWLHAENPKDFYKEVINFL, encoded by the coding sequence ATGATAGTACACTCAAATATTATAGGAGAGGGCAAGCCACTGGTGATTTTACACGGCTTTTTAGGTATGGGGGATAACTGGAAAACGCTGGCAAAACAATTTGCTATAGATGGTTACCAGGTGCATCTTGTAGACCAGCGCAATCACGGTCGAAGTTTTCATAGTGGCACATTTAGCTACGAGGTGTTGGTAGAAGATCTAAAACTATATTGTGAAGAAAATGAACTTGATAAGATACACTTGTTAGGTCACTCTATGGGAGGTAAAACAGCAATGCTCTTTGCGGTTACATATCCAGCTATGGTAGATAAACTCATCATTGCAGATATAGGAGTTAAAGAATATCCACAGCATCATCAGACTATTTTAGAGGGGCTCACGGCACTTTCAAATAATAGCGAAGCGATGTCTAGTAGGTCTGGAGCTGATGAATTTCTAGCAAATTATATATCAGACTTAGGGACGAGAATGTTTTTACTTAAAAATCTTTATTGGGTAGAAAAAGGTGTTTTAGGTTTACGTATGAACCTAGCGGCTCTTATTCAAAATATAGAAGAAATAGGAAAGCCCTTACCGCTGGGCGCAACTTATAGCGATGCTACTTTATTCCTTAGAGGAGATAAGTCTAATTACATCCTCGAGGAAGACAAAAATGGGATTTATAACGCTTTCGCGAAAGCGCAAATCAAGACAATTTCTAATGCTGGTCACTGGCTTCACGCAGAAAATCCTAAAGATTTTTATAAAGAAGTGATAAATTTTTTATAG